The Microbulbifer sp. YPW1 genome contains the following window.
CTCGCGCTCGGCAGTGATCACCTCGGGGCTACCCATGGCTTCGTAAAGCGCCGCGATGTCATCGCCATCATGAGCATGCACGATGGTGCCGAGCCCCTCCACACAGGTGGTGTTCTCGTCACCCTCGGCGAGAAAGCTGAATTCGATTCCCAGCGGGCGAGCTTCCTGGGCCATCATCTGGGCCAGCTGGCCACAGCCGACAATACCTACGCGTCTGACTGTCATTTCGAATAATCCTCAATCATATCGGGCTTCACTGAGCCGCATTCAGGGTCGCCTTACTCGACCTCAAACGGGACACTGGCGCTCTGGTTTTCGCGCCAGGCGATCAGGCGCTTCTGCAATTCCGGGTCGGTCAGGGACAGCATCTGTGCCGCCATCAGGCCGGCATTGTACGCGCCGGAAGCGCCCACTGCCTGGGTGGCCACCGCAACGCCCTTGGGCATCTGTACGATGGACAGCAGGCTGTCCATACCGGTCATGAACTTGCTCGCCACCGGCACGCCGATCACCGGCAGCGGGGTCATTGCCGCAATCATACCCGGCAGGTGCGCGGAGCCACCGGCACCGGCAATGATCACCTGAGTGCCGCGCTCGTGGGCAGTGGAAGCGAACTCAACCATGCGCTGGGGCGTGCGGTGAGCAGATACCACAGCGGTCGCAAACGGAACCTGAAGCTCGGTAAGCGGCTTGGTCGCCATTTCCATGGTCGGCCAGTCGGACTGTGACCCCATTACAATGGTGACTTTTTCGAAGGGAAGCTGTTTCACTTAGGGATAACTCCAGTGTTGCACGAGCGCCTGATTCAGACAGGTATCGCCACCGCCAAATTACCGGGAAAGCCAGACGTCAGGTAAGAGTCCTGTGTGGTGCCGCCGGCCGCCCCAAAATCAAGGGGCGTGAGGATACCAAAACTCAGCGAGAAAGCACGCCGCACGTGGATTTCCGCCAAATATCAGCTCTAAAACGATAGTGTGCCGCGGCTTCTGCGGCACTTTGACGTGACTGCTTGGTTCTGCAGGAGAAGAAATGGAGACCGGAAGGCAGCGTTTGTTCACAAGCTGCCGTGTCGGGAGACGCGTTATTTGTCTCGCAGGCGTTCGCGCAGCATGGCTAGCACGGGTGCCACCTCGGGTCGTACACCGCGCCACAGGGTAAAGGACTCTGCCGCCTGCCCTACCAGCATGCCCAGGCCATCGGATACCTTCGCGCCGAGGCCGGTGGCCCAGTGCATAAACGGCGTCGGCTGGGCACCGTACACCATATCGTAAGCACAGCAGCCATCCGCCAGTGCCCGCGGAGACAGGGGGGGCAGCTCACCGGAAAGGCTCGCCGCGCTGGCGTTGATGATCAGGTCGAACTCTTCAGGCACCGCATCGAGACCGCTGGCTCCGATAGTGCCGTACCCGGAAAAGTCTTCCGCCAGCTGCTCCGCCTTGCGCGCGGTGCGATTGGCAATGTGCAGCCGGCCCGGCCCCTGTTTCAGCAATGGCAACAGGGTGCCGCGGGTGGCGCCACCGGCACCGAGAATAAGTACCTTCTTGCCGGCGATCGCCCAGCCCAGGTGATGGGTGATATCGGCTACCAGACCTGCACCGTCGGTATTGTCCCCGAGCAGGGAGCCATCCCCCTGCAACGCGAGGGTATTCACCGCACCCGCGGTGCGAGCGCGCTCGGTGAGTTGGTCGGCGTAGTCAAACGCATCCAGCTTGAACGGTGCCGTGACGTTCAGCCCCTTGCCGCCCTCGGCAAAGAATTGATCCACCACTTCCTTGAAACCATCCACTTCCGCAAACAGTTTTCCGTATTCGATATCCTGACCGGTCTGTTGTGCGAAGGCACTGTGAATATCCGGAGACATGGATTGGTTGATGGGGTTTCCGATGACCGCGTACTTGTCCATTTTTACTTCGGCTCTTTTCAACGTGTTTTCGCGCAGGAATCAGGCTGCGCTCAGGGCTTGCTTCAGTTGTTGTGTTTCATCCACCCCGATCAAGCCATCTATTTTCAGTTCGCCGTTATAGTCACAAACCATATAGCGGGTGATCGCACTGTATACCTGCCGGGGTTTTTCCTGCGAGGTATCCAGCAGCACCCAGTTGAGCGTGGCGAGGCTGGCATTTTCATTCAGCTCGATCACATCGGTCACCGCGCCGACAATCTGATTCACGCCGAGCTTTTCATACAGCTTGAGTAATTTTTCCACCCGTCCGATAAAGTATTCGCGGCTCAGTTCAGATTTCTTTCCGTTGGAAAAATAGTAGTGAATGGGGAAGCGATAGAAATCGGCGATCTGCTCGGCATCGCGGGCTTCGAACAGGCGACGGTATTCGAGAAATAACTTGCTGATCTCTTCCAGTCGGGCCTTGTGCATGGCGACTTCCTTTTAAACGGATTTTTCACGTCAAAAAATTAGGAGGGACCTAGTGAATAGGAACTCCTACCGCAACAGAATTAAATCCACTCCCGATGCGGCAGAAAATCCGTATAAAGCTTGGCTTCGGGTGTACCCGGCTGCGGGTGCCAATCGTACTTCCAGCGTACCTCAGATGGCAGCGACATCAGAATGGATTCCGTGCGTCCGCCACTCTGTAAACCGAACAGCGTACCGCGGTCGAACACCAGGTTGAATTCCACATAGCGACCGCGGCGATACAGCTGGAAATCCCGCTCGCGCTCGCCGTATTCCGTATCCTTGCGTTTTTTCAGGATCGGTAAATACGCATCCAGGTACGAATCGCCTACCGCCTGCATAAAACCAAACGCGTTGTCGAACCCACCCTCGTTGAAATCATCAAAGAACAGGCCGCCCACACCGCGCGCCTCATCCCGGTGTTTCAGGTAAAAATATTCATCGCACCACTTCTTGAAACGCGGATAGATATCTTCGCCGAATGGTGCGCAGGCGTCTTTTGCCGTCTGGTGCCAGTGCACCACATCTTCCTCAAAACCATAGTAGGGTGTCAGGTCGTAGCCGCCACCAAACCACCACACCGGCTCTGCACCCTCCTTCTGCGCGACAAACAACCGCACATTCGCATGGCTGGTCGGCGCATAGGGGTTTTTTGGGTGAATTACCAGACTCACACCCATGGCCTCAAACGAACGTCCGGCGAGCTCCGGGCGCGCCGCGGTGGCAGACGGCGGCAGCTTGTCACCGTACACGTGAGAGAAATTTACCCCACCCTTCTCGATTACATTGCCGTTTTCCAGCACCCGGGTTCGACCGCCACCACCGCCCTCGCGCTCCCACGCATCCTCAAAAAACTCGGTGCCGTCAATCGCCGTCAGTTCCGCACAAATGCGGTCCTGCAGCTTCAGCAGATAGTCTTTAACAGCCTGGATATTTACTTCGCTCATGGAATGCTCACGATCGGTTCAGGGAGGCTCCGCTGCACGGAGCAAATGCGGGTCTGGTTCAGCCGGCGCGTACGATGCGGCCACTCGCTGCGTCGCGGATTTCGCTGGGTGCTTTGCGCCCACCGGTATTGCCACCGCCGACAAAGTCCAGCTGGTCGCCAAAATAGCGCAGCACCTGGAATTTGTGTCGCGCGGGCTGGCAACCGGTGGGATTCGCGGAGGTGGATACGATAGCACCGCCGTAAGCGCGCGTTAATGCCGCGGTAAAGGGATGGCTGGTATGGCGCAACGCGACACTGTGATGAATGCCGGAAATCCAAGGTGCCACCTGATCGAAGTGCGGCACCAGCCAGGTGACCGGCCCCGGCCAGGTCGCGTCGATTCTCGCGCGCTGATCGCCGTTGAGGTTGTGCAGCAGGCCGCTGAAATCATCGGCATTCCCGGAAACCAGGATCAGTCCCTTTTCCAACGGTCGGTTTTTCAGCTGCACCAGGCGGGCAACGGCATCGGGATTGTTCGGATCACAGGCGAGGCCCCACACCGACTCGGTGGGATGGGCGATCACCCCGCCGGCGGCAAGCGCGCGTACGGCGCTGGCGATGGTGAGGGCACCAAAGGGTGTGGACAAACTGTTAGTGTCTGGCAAGGATTTGACTCTTTCTGCTCGTAAACGGGTTCCGCACCCAGCCGCCTTGCCGGTTAGGGGGGCCAGCTCGGGATGCGCGGCAATTTAGCGGAACGATAGCGGCGGAACAAGATTTCGCCGACCACTGGAAAGGGGTCGGCCATCACGCTTATTCCGCCGGCACTACTACTTACTGTAGGAAACCCGGTAAACCGCGCCCGCCTGGTCATCGGAAATCAACAGCGCGCCGTCCGGCATCACCAGCACGTCCACCGGACGCCCCCAATTCTGTTCGCCCTGCAACCAGCCATCGATAAACGGCTTGTAAGACGTCGCCTTGCCGTTGTCATCCAGGGTCACCATGGTTACCCGATAACCAATCTTCTTGCTGCGGTTCCAGGAGCCGTGCTCGGCAATCAGCACCTGGTTTTTGTACTCCGCCGGGAACTGGTCGCCGGTGTAGAACTTAACGCCCAGTGGCGCCACATGGGGGCCGAGTTCTTGCACTGGCGGCACATAGGCGCTGCACTGTTTGCCCTCGCCAAACTCGGGGTCCAGCACATCGTCACCGTGACAGTAGGGGTAGCCGAAGTGCATGCCGGCTTCCGGCGCGGTGTTTAGCTCGCACGGCGGGATATCATCCCCCAGCATGTCGCGCCCGTTGTCGGTAAACCACAGGGCCTCGGTCTCCGGGTGCCAGGTAAAGCCAACGGTATTGCGTACCCCTTCAGCCCAGGTTTCGGTTTTCACCACCTTGTCGCCCTCGATTTTCAGGCGCTGGATATTGGCGAAGCCTTTTTCGTCACAGATGTTGCACGGCGCGCCCACCGGCACGTACAGCCAGCCGTCCGGACCAAAGGCGATGTACTTCCAGCCGTGGTGGCGCTCGGTGGGAAACTGATCGGTAATCACGATCGGTTTGGGGGGATTGTCGAGGCGTGACTCGATGTCGTCCAGGCGCAGTATCTTGCTGACCGCGGAGATGTAGAGATCGCCATCGCGGAAGGCGACGCCGGTCGGCGAGGTAATCCCTTCGGCTACAACCTTGGCAGCATCCGCCTTGTTATCACCGTTTTCATCGGTGATGGCGTAAACCTTGCCCTCGCGCATGGAGCCCACAAACAGGGTGCCCTTGTCGCCGCGCACCATATGTCGGGCATTGGGCACATCATCGGCGTAGACCTCGATCTTGAAGCCTTCGGGCAGATTCAGCTTTTCCAGCTGGATACCGCCCTCTTCCGCCTGTGCGGCTCCCGCGCCCACTGCAATCAGCAGGCTGCCGGTACACGCGGCAAACTGACGGGAGGCGGTACGGAAAAAGGAAGGATTGTGTGCAAGGCGTGCGCAAAGGTGTGAAGAGAATCGCTTGAACAGACCCATCAACTGGTCACTCCTGTGTTTTTTCTCGGCGGCGCCGCTTTTCCGCAACGCGCAGGTGTCAGGCGTGACCCTATCGGCTTTTGTGGCATTCGGCCAGAGTCTTTAATGGCGAGTCTTTAACCCTCAACCAGCGCACTCAGGGTCTGCGCGCCACCGCCGGTGAGTTGGTAGCCACCGGGCAACTGTTCCACCAGCCCCTCCAGTTCCAGATGTAAAAGGTTGGCCATCAGGTCTCCGGTGTCACCGCCGGTATCCCGCACCAGCTGCTCGATACTGCGCGGGTCGCCGCCGAGGGCACGAATAATGGCACTCTGATCCGGGGGCAGTTCCACTCCGGCGTTCGCCGACACTGCATCGAACAGCCCCGGCTGTTGCGCCATTCCGGAAAGCAGACCGCCGAGGTGCTGCACGATATCGGCACTGGTTTCCACAAGATGGGCGCCGTGTTTGATCATATGGTGACAACCCCGTGCCATCGGGTTGTGGATGGAGCCGGGAATCGCAAATACCTCGCGATTTTGCTCCAGCGCCAGGCGTGCGGTGATCAGGGAGCCGGATCGCACCGCCGCCTCCACCAGCAGGGTCCCGAGGCTTAGGCCGGAAATAATGCGATTCCGCCGGGGAAAATGGCTCGCATCCGGCGCACCGTCCAGCGGCACCTCACTGACGATAGTGCCGTCTGCGGCAAGGATCTGTTCAGCCAGTACCGCATTGCGGCGCGGATAGACGCGGTTTACTCCGGTACCCATAACCGCGACCGTTTTGCCGCCGCCCTTCAGCGCCCCCCGGTGAGCGGCGGCATCCACGCCCAGCGCCAGGCCTGAGGTAATGGCGAAACCGGCACTGGCAAGATCGGTGGCGAAGGCCTGGGCGTTGTCGAGACCGGCGCGGGTTGCGCGCCGCGCGCCGACAATCGCCACCTGCGGCAGTGACAGGGCGTCGAGGTTGCCGGTGACATAGAGCACCGGTGGCGGCCGCGGAATTTCCTTGAGCAACGATGGATAGTGTTCGTCGTCAAAGTGCAGCAGATAAATGCACTCTTCCGCACAGCGCTGGCGCTCTCTCAGAGCCCATTGACCCAGCTCGCTGTCGAGCTCAAGGCGCTGCAGTTCCGCGAGCTGGGTGCGGGCGCGATCCGGAAGTTTGCGGGGAAAGTCTTGCGGGGGCTGCTGGAGGGCAGCGGTGGCAGAGCCAAAACGCTCAACCAGCTGCCAGTAGATCCCGGGGCCTACGCCCTCGAGACGCTGAAGAATAAGGGAAGCCGTCAACGCATCCATGCGTCTTGTACCTCTAAAAATTATCTTTTTTGTACGAGAGCAGCGTCGGCTCTGTACGCGGTGCCTCCCTGCTCTCGTATGAAAATCCGATTTTTGGAAGGCACCTGTTAACGGGTAGACCCCGAAACACGCGTTACGGGTTG
Protein-coding sequences here:
- the purE gene encoding 5-(carboxyamino)imidazole ribonucleotide mutase produces the protein MKQLPFEKVTIVMGSQSDWPTMEMATKPLTELQVPFATAVVSAHRTPQRMVEFASTAHERGTQVIIAGAGGSAHLPGMIAAMTPLPVIGVPVASKFMTGMDSLLSIVQMPKGVAVATQAVGASGAYNAGLMAAQMLSLTDPELQKRLIAWRENQSASVPFEVE
- the aroE gene encoding shikimate dehydrogenase, producing MDKYAVIGNPINQSMSPDIHSAFAQQTGQDIEYGKLFAEVDGFKEVVDQFFAEGGKGLNVTAPFKLDAFDYADQLTERARTAGAVNTLALQGDGSLLGDNTDGAGLVADITHHLGWAIAGKKVLILGAGGATRGTLLPLLKQGPGRLHIANRTARKAEQLAEDFSGYGTIGASGLDAVPEEFDLIINASAASLSGELPPLSPRALADGCCAYDMVYGAQPTPFMHWATGLGAKVSDGLGMLVGQAAESFTLWRGVRPEVAPVLAMLRERLRDK
- the hemF gene encoding oxygen-dependent coproporphyrinogen oxidase, with protein sequence MSEVNIQAVKDYLLKLQDRICAELTAIDGTEFFEDAWEREGGGGGRTRVLENGNVIEKGGVNFSHVYGDKLPPSATAARPELAGRSFEAMGVSLVIHPKNPYAPTSHANVRLFVAQKEGAEPVWWFGGGYDLTPYYGFEEDVVHWHQTAKDACAPFGEDIYPRFKKWCDEYFYLKHRDEARGVGGLFFDDFNEGGFDNAFGFMQAVGDSYLDAYLPILKKRKDTEYGERERDFQLYRRGRYVEFNLVFDRGTLFGLQSGGRTESILMSLPSEVRWKYDWHPQPGTPEAKLYTDFLPHREWI
- a CDS encoding L-threonylcarbamoyladenylate synthase, producing the protein MPDTNSLSTPFGALTIASAVRALAAGGVIAHPTESVWGLACDPNNPDAVARLVQLKNRPLEKGLILVSGNADDFSGLLHNLNGDQRARIDATWPGPVTWLVPHFDQVAPWISGIHHSVALRHTSHPFTAALTRAYGGAIVSTSANPTGCQPARHKFQVLRYFGDQLDFVGGGNTGGRKAPSEIRDAASGRIVRAG
- a CDS encoding sorbosone dehydrogenase family protein; this translates as MGLFKRFSSHLCARLAHNPSFFRTASRQFAACTGSLLIAVGAGAAQAEEGGIQLEKLNLPEGFKIEVYADDVPNARHMVRGDKGTLFVGSMREGKVYAITDENGDNKADAAKVVAEGITSPTGVAFRDGDLYISAVSKILRLDDIESRLDNPPKPIVITDQFPTERHHGWKYIAFGPDGWLYVPVGAPCNICDEKGFANIQRLKIEGDKVVKTETWAEGVRNTVGFTWHPETEALWFTDNGRDMLGDDIPPCELNTAPEAGMHFGYPYCHGDDVLDPEFGEGKQCSAYVPPVQELGPHVAPLGVKFYTGDQFPAEYKNQVLIAEHGSWNRSKKIGYRVTMVTLDDNGKATSYKPFIDGWLQGEQNWGRPVDVLVMPDGALLISDDQAGAVYRVSYSK
- the dprA gene encoding DNA-processing protein DprA, whose protein sequence is MDALTASLILQRLEGVGPGIYWQLVERFGSATAALQQPPQDFPRKLPDRARTQLAELQRLELDSELGQWALRERQRCAEECIYLLHFDDEHYPSLLKEIPRPPPVLYVTGNLDALSLPQVAIVGARRATRAGLDNAQAFATDLASAGFAITSGLALGVDAAAHRGALKGGGKTVAVMGTGVNRVYPRRNAVLAEQILAADGTIVSEVPLDGAPDASHFPRRNRIISGLSLGTLLVEAAVRSGSLITARLALEQNREVFAIPGSIHNPMARGCHHMIKHGAHLVETSADIVQHLGGLLSGMAQQPGLFDAVSANAGVELPPDQSAIIRALGGDPRSIEQLVRDTGGDTGDLMANLLHLELEGLVEQLPGGYQLTGGGAQTLSALVEG